The following nucleotide sequence is from Sparus aurata chromosome 22, fSpaAur1.1, whole genome shotgun sequence.
TGTGTGACAGCAGTCCAGTAACCCCAGAGAGAATTAAGACTACATCTTTCTCTCTGGAAGTTTCAAAGACTAGAAAACTCTGCTGACTATCATCCCTGCTGCCGAGATGGAGCGTACGGTCACTTTCATTGACGACATCTTGTCAGGGAGGAATTGGCAGGATGTGTCTTCCCTTCTTGAGGATACCATTAAGTTACAGGACCGCCAATCCGTCCCTTCATCTCCCCCCCCCACGACCCTGCTGGTCTGCAGCCTGAGCCTGTGCCTTCACACAGTGAGGTTGGAGTATTTGGTTGGTGTCCCCCGCAGAGAGCAGCTCCTTCTGTGTTGACTGCTCCCTTCATGTACAGTGGACAGTGTCATGTAGGCACCATGCAGCCAGGTCACCTGCACTGTCAGCCAGGCGCTTATAGCCAGGTACAGATCAGATACTAGGCATTCGTAAGGGCCAAGATAAACCATTAGGAGTAGATCAGGGTCTGTATGATACAGATGTTTGTCAGTGGTGGATGCCCTGTGGCAAatgatgactttgttttttcttgaatGTAACGATGCACAACACATGTAAAGTGTCTGAACGCTGAGTGTGGGTTCATGTATGGAGGAAGGGTTTTATGGCTTTAttaaatgtctctctctctctacagtaCAGGCTGTATCAGTGGCCCGTGAGCAGCGTCCCGATACCTATGAGTCACCCTGCTGGTCTGCAGCCTGAGCCTGTGCCTTCACACAGTGAGGTTGGAGGATCTGGTCGGTGTCCCCCGCAGAGAGCAGCTCCTTCTGTGTTGACTGCTACCTCCATGTACAGTGGACAGGGTCATGTAGGCACCATGCAGCCAGGTCACCTGCACTGTCAGCCAGGCGCTTATAGCCAGGTACAGATCAGATACTAGGCATTCTTTAGGCCAAGATAAATAATTAGATCAGGGTCTGTATGATACAGATGTTTGTCAGTGGTGGATGCTCTGTGACAAatgatgactttgtttttttctgaatgtaacGATGCACAACACATGTAAAGTGTCTGAACACTGAGTGTGGGTTCATGTATGgagtaggggtgtgccaaaatatcgatactacgatatatcgcgatatttcgccttgaggtacgttatcgatacactggtgccaaatatcgatatttaaaaatgtaaaaaaaaaaataaaatatatatatatatatatatatatatatatatatatatatatttttttttttttttttttttttttggcccaccaccacccctcttcggaggacagctttatcgttattcaaacataggtatacaaccaaataaaatttaaaaaatggtttaagtagctctgaaacccacacatatagatatttaatgatagttgtagtcagtgtgtgtgttaagaagagtcactgtgcaatatactctttgtttacttggctgtcattcatgtgaaattgattgacaatgttttgtaattcctgtgaaatggattcagtacagtcaataaattctgaatttcttcagtgacacagatatcgtgatgtatcatggatgaaatttcgtgcaatatatcgattatcgcagaatcgctgtatcgtgatatcgtgagcaaaatatcgtgatattatcgtatcgcgaggtacctggtgataccaaGCCCTAGTATGGAGGAAGGGTTTTATGGCTTTAttaaatgtctctctctctctacagtaCCGGCCGTATCAGTGGCCCGTGAGCAGAGTCCCGATACCTGTCAGTCACCCTGCTGGTCTGcagcctgagcctgagccttCACACAGTGAGGTTGGAAGATCTGGTCGGTGTCCCCCGCAGAGAGCAGCTCCTTCTGTGTTGACTGCTCCCTCCATGTACAGTGGACAGGGTCATGTAGGCACCATGCAGCCAGGTCACCTACACTGTCCGCCAGGCGCTTATAGCCAGGTACAGATCAGATACTAGGCATTCTTTAGGCCAAGATAAATAATTAGATCAGGGTCTGTATGATACAGATGTTTTGTCAGCGGTGGATACTTTTTTCCTGAATGTAACGATGCACAACACATGTAAAGTGTCTGAACGCTGAGTGTGGGTTCATGTATGGAGGAAGGGTTTTATGGCTTTAttaaatgtctctctctctctacagtaCCGGCCGTATCAGTGGCCCGTGAGCAGGGTCCCGATACCTGTCAGTcaccctgctgctcctcctgcacaCACAGTAAGACCCTGgttcaccacacacactctgaacaTCTCCACTGttgcagcagacagcaggtttAGTGCTGTAGGAGAAGGATATCTGTGCAGGAACAGTGACAGCTTACAGGACAAACACATGTAAAGTCTGTCTTTGTCCTGCAGTTCCAGTTCAAAGGTCCCtcagaaaaaaagcacattttagaATGATTTAATGAAAAGTGAAGCTGTGTGCTCTtgaagttcagttcagttaCTTTTTTGAGGATTTGTCTCacctgttctgtgtgtttgtgtctccagtATAACAACGCACCAATGGTGAGGCTCCCCGAAGGCTTCCACCAAAACCTGCAATGTGTTGGAATAATGTAAGTGACACACACGaatgcaaacaaacactccAGTGCAAACAGCTGTAGAGCTTCAGTTTGCatcatcatacacacacatgcacacactaaTCATGTGTGTATCTGACTTGTTACCTGTCTAGCAATGGAGAGCCAGTGTTCACTCTTCCAGCAGGAGTTTTCCCTCCTTCTGTCCCTGCTGCTCCTCAGCTGAACACCTCCAACTCACAGTAAGTTTGCTGTGGACACTTTGGATCAAAGTTGATTTCAGATGGCTGCTATTTATCTGTACATTTCTGACAATCAGTGTCTTTTAATGAATTCAAATGTACATTGCAGCACAGACACAGTTACATTTTACACgtcttgtgtttttctgcttaTAACGTTTCCACAGCGTTAATGTGAGCTCTCCCCCTGTTTTTGTGCTGTAGAGAGAAAAAGTGTGAGAGTGAGCAGGAGGACGACCGGCTGTACATCAAAAGGCCACCGAATGCCTTCATGCTTTACATAAAGGAGCACAGGCCCCACGTTGAAGAGGACGTTAAGATGATGGGGAACGGGGCTGTGAATATGGTCCTGGGACAGAGAGTTAGTGTGACAGACACAGTGTTATAAACTTGATcaatgtttggaaaaaaaatgttttctacagTCTAAATCATTACATCTGTACAGTGATTGACTGCATTAATGAGGAGCtgtgtgcatatttgtgtgtgtgtgtgctaacgAACAGTGTGTTGTCCGTCTGTCCACAGTGGAAGTCACTGTCAGCGGAGGAGCGGGCCGTTTATTACCAACAGGCCCAAAGAGAAAAAGAGCTCCACGCACAGCAACACCCCGGCTGGTCCGTCCGCCAGAACTATGTAAgtacacactgctcacacactgctcacacatgTTTACATCACCATCACTGGACAAGAGTCACTGCAAACACTTTTCTTTGGCTGATGTCAGATGGAAAGTGTAAAgacgtgtttgtttttgtatagggcaagaagaggaagagggagagcaaAAGAGCTCCTAAAGGTCAGGACTGTCATGTGACATGTGCTGAAAACTAGAAGATATTTGGTTGTTAAACTACAGTGATTtgacaaacaaattaaaatgtacatgttaAGGTGTTTAGCACAAATAGTTCAACATGGAGCAAAACAacttaacaataacaataagacTGAGGTACAATGGTTCCTGGTACAGTgtcttttaaaggtgcagtatttttaatcagaagagaaaaatcttcattgactgatttttatgaCCTTGaagataaaaaacatttcagcatttgttttatttcctcattaattttccaaatatccattttttttgtttgatttttcttctccaaaactatctttgtcactttcttaaatgtttgtcatttgATCCAATATTAGTATTCAGATGTTGTTTACTGCAGATGTAACAAGAGGTTCTTActctcaaagtgtttttacagttttaacgactgatctgtgtttctgttggtgtTGCAGCATCTAAGAGGCCGAGTGTGTTACCTGTGGCATCCACCTCACTGGCAGCTGTGACTGAGGACTCCACCTCACGGGCAGCTGTGACAGAGGACTCCACCTCAATGGCAGCTGTGACAGAGGACTCCACCTCACGGGCAGCTGTGACAGAGGACTCCACCTCACGGGGAGCTGTGACGGAGGACTCCAGCTGCTccagtgtgtatgtgagtgacATATATCACCTGCCACAGGAGAACAGTGTAAGTTCTGCCTCCTGGCTTCATGTTCTACTAACAGCAGTCacatctctgtcctcctctgcaggTCTCACACAGAGTCCAGCTGATGAGAGGATTTGGAGCTACACCAAGTGATGGAGCAGCTTGATCCTCCACCAAGTCCATCCAGTGCAGAGCATCAGCTGCCCTCCTGTCCTCACTGTGGACTTCTGTGAGGTCATGCAGATGTATAGATAGATGTTAATATCAATGTATAGATGTTAGTATAAATGTTAAGATTGATGTTTAGATGTTAAGATGTATGCATAgatgtgtatatatagatagaATTGTTGCTCTCATGtaaatgaaacatttgaaaCTATATTTTATCAGCTCAATATGATTCATTTTCTGCAtttacacaaatgaaaaatgaaataaattcaaacCTTTGTTGCATCACACTGACTTATTTGTTCACTTTTACTCTTTGAACCTACAGAATACATAAATCTGTGTTTATCATAATTGCTGTAATTAACAACTTGGTACatgagacagagacaagagCCAAAGCTCAGTAAACATGAAGTATCAGAAACGACAGCAGGCTTTTAAGACAATAACTGCAGTGGTTCAGCAGTGGGAAAATGTTCCATatacaaggtaaacaaacaaaagcacgAAAAAACATCATGGTGTAACTTCTAGCACATATGAACAGGGCGTGGTAACTACAACTCCACAAAAAGCTGTTTCTGAGCTGTCGTTTCTATTTCCAGTCAGCCTCACACACTCGGGACGTCTTGTTGCCTCCTACTGACCTGAATTTGAACTGATATCTACAGTGTGAACTACACTGCCTGGCCCAACTGGTTAAACTGGCAACCACCATCACTGCTGTCTGGTTCAACTGGTCTAACCATAGATAGACCCTGGTGGTGTGAGGAACCTTTAATGGATTATGTCCAAGTTAacggtgcaatgtgtaagaattgttgttggaaatatttttaaaaagacacctAAATAAACTTGTACAAgatgtaaatacattaaatgacGGCCAGCCccagacacacaccaacacccCACAGGTGGTCTGAGATCACcatctggaccatcagcagcactgctaactgagctaattagctaatggcagcgacagttagcagcagttagtggttaatCTGCTCATATGCTGTCCCCtgattgttttgagtatgaattcaaccaAAAATTACaatcaacaaaacaaccaatcagagctaTAGAAATTAGAACAGTCCTACCTTTAAAATCAGTTATTTTTATAGTACTTGTATAGATAAGTTAAGAGTTTATTTGCAAGAAGCCATCTTTTACTCTCTTTTAGTTCTGCAAAGCTGAATAAAGTGACACCAGAAGAATCACTGAGTGCGTTTGTCATTCAGGTCACTGGATTCAGCTGCTCAcagagctctgtgctgttgtcatgAGTCCTGATGGGATCTTTCTCCAGTCTGGCAATCATGTCGtccttcacaccagagagcgcaaacacacagtcgtacctcgtccagtcttcaggtgtgactgatgaaaggttcgGGTCAACACTCAgctggaaggttccatcgtggttgtggaggatctctccgtggtccgGCTCCTCAttaagctcctctccatctttcctccagacgagtgagaATCTGTGAGGGTAGAAGCCTGCAGCgtggcagctgactggagaggaggaagtcttcatgaggagagacactgagggaagaaACTGCTTTGAAACACTGAGACTGAGCAAACTTACTTGATCATGCTAAGTGAACACTGGCTATCACAGTCTGAGCATCGATGGAAAGAAACTTCAGGTTGGAAATTagttgttttatcttttattatcaGAAATATAATTTGTTTGACAATGCACATTATTTACACATGATAACACAAGACCTGCAGCCAAAAGGTCTTGAAGTGAGATTCCttcacattgctgcagtgaagtGTAACCAAATGTGTACCTGTGATATATAACCTATGAAGGAACTGATTTGACAGAAGACAGAATATTGCAGATGACAAGGTATGCAGTcaattattcaaatattttataaGACATGTTATAATAAAATACACGCAAACATTTACACTTGTAATGCAAGTATATGAAAAATAAGCAAAACACAACTTGTATTAAAAACGGTGAACATCTTTCTCAGACAAGCTGCTCTGTTATTCAAAGCCGTGTCTCCActgaaggagcagcagcgccctctgctgtctgtaacGGAGAAGTTAAAAggcttacagcacctggtattcccaggcggtctcccatccaagtactaaccaggcccgaccctgcttagcttccgagatcagacgagatcgggcgtgttcagagtggtatggccgtaagcgaAAGCTGAAGAGACAAACACGCTATTTATACATGTTCAACAGTTGGGACGAGATCGGGCCTCCAAGAAAACACTGGACAGCGCCCGTGGTTTGATCCCGGGGTGGGATAGAGACCGCGAAATCTTGCAGTAAGATTTGAGGAGAGAAGTAACCACTGAGCTAAACCAGCGCGGAGGAGAAGCACGGAAATAATCTTTATAaagcttctcttctcttctcttctcttctcttctcttctcttctcttctcttctctgcgtTGAAGGAACAACTGAGAATCTTGCCTTGAACAACCACTTTGCAGCGCTTTAATGCTCTTAAACAAGACATTCATGGAAATGTTTCCTAATCTGTGGAGCAGTTTGGAATCAAAGCGAGAGAAAACACTGGACAGCTGCTGTGGGTCGATTCCCGGGAGGGACAGAGAGCACAATTCATATCAAGAATGATTGTTGGAGGTATAATCACTGAGATGTACCAGtgcagcacagctgaagagAGACTGCTGTTAGAAACCTGAAAGCTGTACTGAAGTAATGTGGGCTCCCCTGATTTCACACTGCACAAAAGATTAGGagacatttacagtaatgtCTTCTATAAGATGATAGAAACGCTGAAATGTAGCCACACTCTGAAAACACTAGCATTCCCCCAAACTTGTTCAactgtgctgatgtttctccGTTCCTAGATACAGACAAACGATGAGGACGGAGCAGGTGAACATGTATAAATTGCGTGTTGGTCTCCTCAACTTtcgcttacggccataccactctgaacacgcccgatctcgtccgatctcggaagctaagcagggtcgggcctggttagtacttggatgggagaccgcctgggaataccaggtgctgtaaaCCTTTTACCTTCTCCgttacagacagcagagggcgctgctgctccttcagTGGAGACACGGCTTTGAATAACAGAGCAGCTTGTCTGAGAAAGATGTTCAGCGTTTTTAATACAAGTTGTTTTTTGCTTATTTTTCATACCTTACAAGTGTAAATATTGCgtgtattatattataatatgtctcataaaatgtttgaataattgaCTGCATACCTTGTCATCTGCAATATTCTGTCTTCTGTCAAATCAGTTCCTTCATAGGTTATATATCACAGGTACACACAGGGGCGGACTTACCATTAGGCAAACACAGGCAATTGCCTGTGGCCCCGAGATTTCCAGGGGACCCCAAACTCATAAACTCATAACCTCTTAAACTCATTATCTCATAAAAAACGATTTAATAAAGTTGTCTTCGATTGAAATCAATTACTATTGTTTTAGTCTTAATTTGCGCgcttaaaaaaaagtgtcaacCTTTTTTCGAGTGACACCGAATGTAGCCGTAGGTACTCGACAACAGCAAGAGCcagaagctgctgtcagtgtcagccgaggaggagatgaagtggAGAGTGACACGAGTGACGCTTTTCATCACAAAGATGTGAGTATTAAAGCGGTCGAAATGGTAAACtatattaaatattgattaatgTTCTTATCAATTACAGTAAAAGCGTTGAGATGATTCACTTGTTAGATAATAATCCTCAAGAGGGATTTTAACACCAGAACGGCCGAGACGGTCATTGACCGTtttcaaatgtatgtttatatgtgcaataactttgttaaatgaaaaaaaaatgcagtactGCTGTTAACTTAcctgacttttcctaaaagtgtctgtatttgaatttagaatcatttttatataaattacacaaaacacaaagaaaatatgatgatgatttacctatttcagctataagcggtcatattgaccacacatcatttctCGCGGTTTGCttctttcattgtctctctagtctctaactttgttaccGCTCTCCAGCTGCGCTTCTTTGCGAATTTacttgtaagttaattattatatagctGGTTGTATTATACAGCCTGGTTGGCatcatgggcaaacaaaaacgagagttccccctccgtgaaacagcaagCGGAGCTgttgcgactctgactgtgtaccagggaaatccgaggaagaatgtctgcatcctgagcaccgtgcacacaggtgtgggcaccttcaGTGGGGTGAAGGCAAAACCAGTCTGTGATTTACTCCAAAAACACGAAGTACGGCGTGGACGACCTGACccagatggcgagggcgtaTTGCGTCTAAGACGGCCAGTgtcggtcttctataacatcctcgacctggctgggatcaatgtcCGCATCTTATTCatggagcaccagcagcaggggaggccggaggaaagtcctgcagcagctggcagaggagctgagggcagaatgcatggaggggaaaggggccgcggcagtcggcacaaggtgtacagcagcggaagcaaccaccgcagcagcagcagacatggacacggaggcagtgccggtccgaaagagctgcaaacggaaccaaacgtcggacacttgaaatgccacaagcccgtaaCTGTGCGAGGAGAGTGGAGGTAATCTGTAGAGACTGTGACCAGTCATCACAACGGCtctatgtttttgttttagatcaactcgtttccagctttttcgatgattattattcattttattatatattatatattaagtgttaaaataaaatgtttcataatcaaataagttaccttcaatagttaattttcttgttctgagttttctctattaaaatcttgtatAAATATAgctatgcaataattacggtttactatgtgcgatgatatgaatatggataaatgtataattaaacttgttaaaatgtacattttggtattatttcgtttttaaaaaaaatatatcatgacacaatgaatgctttcatcactcagttgggtatttacatgagagattatagagttttaaaatctagcggtcaaaaTGACTTACAGCAGTTCTAGTAGTTTTGGAATTCCTTCTCTTCTAAGGACTATCTAGCTcaggggtcaccaacctttTTGAAACTGAGAGCTACTTCATGGGCGCTGAGTCATACGAAGGGTTACCAGTTTgatacactcttctgaaataacaaatttgctcagtttgcctttagttatatatgattattaatgattaatgatactcATATATGTGAAGACACTGATCACATTAATTATTTCTCACAATAATTATCAACAATGACTTAACAAGGTGGGAAACagataatatcaatattcaattttcatttttagaacaggCCTGAGGGTTACTCATGTGGTCCTTGGGGGCTACCTGGTGCCCATGGGCAGCGTGTTGGTGACCCCTGCTCTAGCTCAACTAAGTAGTAACACAAGATACACCAATATCCAGGCTGAACCTACTTGCTGCTGCCCGCATTGAAGATCTTGTGTTGAGGTGAGAATAAAACTTTTGTCAGTGCAGTACGAGCACGTGGAGGGCCCCAGTGACTGAGTTTGCCTTGGGCCCCCAGATGACTAAATTCGCACCTGGGTGCACATTTGGTTACacttcactgcagcaatgtgaaGGAATCTCACTTCAAGACCTTTTGGCTGCAGGTCTTGTGTTATCATGTGTAAATAATGTGCATTGTCAAACAAATTATATTTCtgataataaaagataaaacaactAATTTCCAACCTAAAGTTTCTTTCCATCGATGCTCAGATTGTGATAGCCAGTGTTCACTTAGCATGAGTCAAGTAAGTTTGCTCAGTCTCAGTGTTTCAAAGCAGTttcttccctcagtgtctctcctcatgaagacttcctcctctccagtcagctgccacGCTGCAGGCTTCTACCCTCACAGATtctcactcgtctggaggaaagatggagaggagcttcatgaggagccggaccacggagagatcctccacaaccacgatggaaccttccagcTGAGTGCTGACCcgaacctttcatcagtcacacctgaagactggacgaggtacgactgtgtgtttgcGCTCTCTCGTGTGAAGGACGACATGATTGCCAGACTGGAGAAAGATCCGATCAGGACTcatgacaacagcacagagctctgtgagcagctgaatccagtgacctgaatgacaaacacactcagtgattCTTCTAGTGTCACTTTATTCAGCTTTGCAGAACTAAAAGAGAGTAAAAGATGGCTTCTTGCAAATAACTTATTAACTTATCTATGTAAGTACTATAAAAAATAACTGATTTTAAAGGTAGGACTGTTCTAATTTCTAtagctctgattggttgttttgttgattGTAATTTTtggttgaattcatactcaaaacaatcaGGGGACAGCATATGAGCAGattaaccactaactgctgctaacggtcgctgccattagctagttagctcagttagcagtgctgctgatggtccagatgGTGACCTCAGACCACCTGTGgggtgttggtgtgtgtctggGGCTGGCCGTcatttactgtatttacatCTTGTACAGTTTTTATTAggtgtctttttaaaaacatttccaacaacaattcttacacattgcaccgaTAACTTGGACATAATCCATTAAAGGTTCCTCACACCACCAGGGTCTATCTATGGTTAGCCCAGTTGAACCAGACAGCAGTGATGGTGGTTGCCAGTTTGACCAGTTGGGCCAGGCAGTGTAGTTCACACTGTAGATATCAGTTCAAATTCAGGTCAGTAGGAGGCAACAAGACGTCCCGAGTGTGTGAGGCTGACTGGAAATAGAAACGACAGCTCAGAAACAGCTTTTTGTGGAGTTGTAGTTACCACGCCCTGTTCATATGTGCTAGAAGTTACACCATGATGTTTTTTTcgtgcttttgtttgtttaccttgtatATGGAACATTTTCCCACTGCTGAACCACTGCAGTTATTGTCTTAAAAGCCTGCTGTCGTTTCTGATACTTCATGTTTACTGAGCTTTGGctcttgtctctgtctcatGTACCAAGTTATTAATTACAGCAATTACGCTAAACACAGATTTAGGTATTCTGTAGGTTCAAagagtaaaagtgaaaaaataagtcAGTGTGATGCAACaaaagtttgaatttatttcatttttcatttgtgtaaaTGCAGAAAATGAATCATATTGAGCTGATAAAATATAGTTTCCAATGTTTCATTTACATGAGAGCAACAATtctatctatatatacacatcTATGCATACATCTTAACATCTAAACATCAATCTTAACATTTATACTAACATCTATACATTGATATTAACATCTATCTATACATCTGCATGAAGTCCACAGTGAGGACAGGAGGGCAGCTGATGCTCTGCACTGGATGGACTTGGTGGAGGATCAAGCTGCTCCATCACTTGGTGTAGCTCCAAATCCTCTCATCAGCTGGACTCTGTGTGAGAcctgcagaggaggacagagatgtGACTGCTGTTAGTAGAACATGAAGCCAGGAGGCAGAACTTACACTGTTCTCCTGTGGCAGGTGATATATgtcactcacatacacactggAGCAGCTGGAGTCGTCCGTCACAGCTGCCAGTGAGGTGGAGTCCTCCGTCACAGCTGCCAGTGAGGTGGAGTCCTCCGTCACAGCTGCCCGTGAGGTGGAGTCCTCCGTCACAGCTGCCAGTGAGGTGGAGTCCTCCGTCACAGCTGCCCGTGAGGTGGAGTCCTCCGTCACAGCTGCCCGTGAGGCGGAGTCCTCCGTCACAGCTGCCCGTGAGGCGGAGTCCTCCGTCACAGCTGCCCGTGAGGCGGAGTCCTCTGTCACAGCTGCCCGTGAGGTGGAGTCCTCTGTCACAGCTGCCCGTGAGGTGGAGTCCTCTGTCACAGCTGCCCGTGAGGTGGAGTCCTCCGTCACAGCTGCCAGTGAGGTGGAGTCCTCTGTCACAGCTGCCATTGAGGTGGAGTCCTCCGTCACAGCTGCCCGTGAGGTGGAGTCCTCCGTCACAGCTGCCAGTGAGGTGGATGCCACAGGTAACACACTCGGCCTCTTAGATGCTGCAacaccaacagaaacacagatcagtcgttaaaactgtaaaaacactttgagaaTAAGAACCTCTTGTTACATCTGCAGTAAACAACATCTGAATACTAATATTGGATcaaatgacaaacatttaaGAAAGTCACAAAAGATGCACAATTCAGGCTtcagttaaaggggcactacgtagttttggcgaagaaaaatcaaacaaaaaaatgtaatattcacacaattaatgaggaaataaaacaaatgctgaaatgttttttatctttaaGGTCATAAAAATCAGTCgtt
It contains:
- the LOC115573745 gene encoding transcription factor 7-like 1-A isoform X4; protein product: MSHPAGLQPEPVPSHSEVGGSGRCPPQRAAPSVLTATSMYSGQGHVGTMQPGHLHCQPGAYSQYRPYQWPVSRVPIPVSHPAGLQPEPEPSHSEVGRSGRCPPQRAAPSVLTAPSMYSGQGHVGTMQPGHLHCPPGAYSQYRPYQWPVSRVPIPVSHPAAPPAHTYNNAPMVRLPEGFHQNLQCVGIINGEPVFTLPAGVFPPSVPAAPQLNTSNSQEKKCESEQEDDRLYIKRPPNAFMLYIKEHRPHVEEDVKMMGNGAVNMVLGQRWKSLSAEERAVYYQQAQREKELHAQQHPGWSVRQNYGKKRKRESKRAPKASKRPSVLPVASTSLAAVTEDSTSRAAVTEDSTSMAAVTEDSTSRAAVTEDSTSRGAVTEDSSCSSVYVSHRVQLMRGFGATPSDGAA